In a genomic window of Mycolicibacterium neoaurum VKM Ac-1815D:
- a CDS encoding TetR/AcrR family transcriptional regulator, translated as MRSDAPTARDRLVAGAADLLARRGLGTMTVRELARHADAPLGSTYHYFPGGKPELAAEAVRWADREAGAVLRQGLVDGPIAGLRAFVQMWRRTLVDSDFGRGCAVVAVAVHENPGDAARDAAVFAFSTWTAELSAALRRCGVSHGAAADLATLVVAAVEGAVAMCRAERSVQPLEAVAAQLEGLLRS; from the coding sequence TTGCGAAGCGATGCGCCCACCGCGCGCGACCGGTTGGTCGCCGGCGCAGCCGATCTGCTGGCGCGGCGCGGTTTGGGGACGATGACCGTGCGCGAACTGGCCCGTCATGCCGACGCCCCGCTCGGGTCGACGTATCACTACTTTCCGGGCGGAAAGCCCGAACTTGCCGCGGAGGCGGTGCGCTGGGCCGACCGCGAGGCCGGCGCTGTTCTGCGACAAGGGCTTGTCGACGGTCCGATCGCCGGGTTGCGGGCGTTCGTGCAAATGTGGCGTCGCACGCTGGTCGATAGTGACTTCGGCCGCGGCTGTGCAGTGGTCGCGGTTGCGGTGCACGAGAATCCCGGAGACGCGGCGCGGGATGCCGCGGTCTTCGCGTTCAGCACGTGGACGGCCGAGCTCTCTGCCGCGCTGCGTCGGTGCGGTGTCAGCCACGGCGCCGCCGCCGATCTGGCGACATTGGTGGTCGCGGCGGTCGAAGGTGCCGTAGCGATGTGCCGTGCCGAGCGCAGCGTGCAACCCCTCGAGGCAGTGGCCGCCCAGTTGGAGGGTCTGCTCAGATCCTGA
- a CDS encoding Acg family FMN-binding oxidoreductase, whose protein sequence is MTMAATSQTAANARIVEDAVQLACRAPSYHNSQPWRWVITPDGVQLFVDTDRLVATDTSGRQAVISCGAALDHFRVAAAAAGFRTTVHRYPDSGDHLHLATITLAPADTVTAFQRRQADAILARRTDRLPLAAPADPATYDLLLGAAHDADAAAVDVIDPADRPTVADAAQLTEALRLYDSAYHHEIGWWTSPFEVTDGIPHSSLVSAAEADRVDVGRNFPVTQHAERRRHIAEDQAGLLVISAPEDTRLDMLRCGERLSALLLDATMAGLSSCTLSHLTEVPATRDIVGGLVNRAHPQIVVRIGLASELDDVPPPTPRRPLGEVLHVRI, encoded by the coding sequence ATGACCATGGCAGCAACATCGCAGACAGCGGCCAACGCTCGAATCGTGGAAGACGCCGTGCAGCTGGCGTGCCGGGCACCCTCCTATCACAACAGCCAGCCGTGGCGGTGGGTCATCACCCCCGACGGGGTACAGCTGTTCGTCGACACCGACCGGTTGGTCGCCACCGATACGAGTGGACGTCAGGCGGTGATCAGTTGCGGTGCGGCCCTTGACCATTTCCGCGTTGCGGCTGCGGCCGCCGGCTTCCGGACCACCGTTCATCGCTATCCCGATTCCGGCGACCACCTGCACCTGGCGACCATCACACTGGCACCGGCGGATACCGTCACCGCATTCCAGCGCCGTCAGGCGGATGCGATCCTGGCCCGCCGAACCGATCGTCTGCCCCTGGCAGCGCCCGCCGACCCGGCAACCTACGATCTGCTGCTGGGCGCCGCGCACGACGCCGATGCGGCGGCCGTGGATGTGATCGATCCCGCGGACCGGCCCACCGTCGCCGATGCCGCTCAGCTCACCGAGGCACTGCGCCTCTACGACAGCGCATATCATCACGAAATCGGCTGGTGGACATCACCTTTTGAAGTTACCGACGGCATTCCGCACAGCTCACTCGTGTCGGCCGCCGAGGCGGACCGGGTCGACGTCGGCCGCAACTTCCCGGTGACGCAGCACGCGGAGCGCCGGAGGCACATCGCCGAAGACCAGGCTGGACTCCTGGTCATCTCCGCCCCGGAGGACACCCGGCTGGACATGCTGCGATGCGGCGAGAGGCTCTCGGCATTGCTGCTCGACGCCACCATGGCCGGCCTGTCCTCCTGCACGCTCAGCCACCTCACCGAAGTCCCGGCCACCCGCGACATCGTGGGCGGGCTGGTGAACCGCGCTCATCCGCAGATCGTGGTCAGGATCGGGTTGGCCTCCGAACTCGACGACGTGCCGCCGCCGACACCGCGGCGCCCGCTCGGCGAGGTCCTGCACGTCAGGATCTGA
- a CDS encoding STAS domain-containing protein produces MTIAFRYGNPAVQCGGAELRAQCRHLALVVTVSGVIDDNNVESLTEQVRRLVLTEKPFVLDLTDVTFLSARGVALLYALDDECDMAGVEWALVAGAPVVDVLHMIDDAFPITVSVPEALHHFAEGTLARRRLLPLLRKTA; encoded by the coding sequence ATGACAATCGCATTCCGGTATGGCAACCCCGCCGTCCAGTGCGGCGGTGCAGAACTGCGGGCGCAGTGCCGCCATCTAGCCCTGGTGGTGACGGTATCCGGCGTGATCGACGACAACAACGTCGAAAGCCTCACCGAGCAGGTACGTCGACTGGTCCTGACCGAGAAGCCGTTCGTTCTCGACCTGACCGACGTGACCTTCCTGTCCGCACGCGGTGTTGCACTGCTCTACGCACTCGATGACGAATGCGATATGGCCGGTGTCGAATGGGCGTTGGTTGCCGGCGCCCCTGTGGTCGACGTCCTGCACATGATCGACGACGCATTCCCCATCACGGTCTCCGTTCCGGAGGCGCTGCATCACTTCGCCGAAGGCACCCTCGCCCGGCGTCGCCTGCTCCCCCTCCTTCGCAAGACCGCATAG
- a CDS encoding DNA polymerase domain-containing protein yields the protein MAARAQVEIAGRQVPVTNPDKVVFADLGLTKSDLFDYYTAVADGALRGVRDRPMILKRFVKGIAVEAIFQKRAPEKRPDFIDVAELKYASGTSAKEAVFTEPAGLIWAVNLGCVDLNPHPVRAGDLEHPDELRVDLDPMPGVEWPQILEVAAVARCVLEDHGLTAWPKTSGSRGFHIYARIHPHWPFTQVRLAAEALAREVENRRPDLATARWWKEERGARVFVDFNQNAKDRTVASAYSVRATPDARVSTPLHWDEVPDCRPEAFTVATVPARFAEIGDPWEAMNDHPGSLDGLLELAQRLGPAEKPPKGTGRRTSTMPLIEVARTKTRDEAMAALDVWRKRHPEAADLLEPVDVLIDGMRGPSSIWYRVRVNLQHIPESQRPVQEELIADYSPWDGYSGSQWRH from the coding sequence ATGGCCGCTCGCGCGCAGGTGGAGATCGCGGGCAGGCAGGTGCCTGTCACCAATCCGGACAAGGTGGTCTTCGCCGATCTCGGACTCACCAAGTCGGATCTGTTCGATTACTACACCGCCGTTGCCGACGGCGCCCTTCGCGGTGTGCGCGACCGACCGATGATCCTCAAACGATTCGTCAAGGGCATCGCAGTGGAGGCGATCTTTCAGAAGCGGGCCCCGGAGAAACGGCCCGACTTCATCGATGTCGCCGAATTGAAGTACGCATCCGGGACGTCGGCCAAGGAGGCGGTGTTCACCGAACCGGCCGGTCTCATCTGGGCGGTGAACCTGGGTTGTGTCGACCTCAATCCTCATCCGGTGCGTGCCGGTGACCTGGAGCATCCCGACGAGCTGCGGGTGGATCTCGACCCGATGCCAGGTGTGGAGTGGCCGCAGATCCTCGAGGTCGCCGCCGTGGCCCGATGCGTACTCGAAGACCACGGCCTGACAGCCTGGCCGAAGACCTCGGGGTCGCGTGGCTTCCACATATACGCGCGCATCCACCCCCACTGGCCGTTCACACAGGTGCGACTGGCCGCCGAGGCGCTGGCCCGCGAAGTCGAGAACCGCAGGCCCGACCTGGCCACGGCGCGCTGGTGGAAGGAGGAACGGGGCGCTCGCGTGTTCGTCGACTTCAACCAGAACGCCAAGGACCGCACCGTGGCCTCGGCCTACTCGGTGCGAGCCACCCCGGATGCGCGGGTCTCGACACCGTTGCACTGGGACGAGGTGCCCGATTGCCGCCCGGAAGCGTTCACGGTGGCCACGGTGCCGGCACGCTTCGCCGAGATCGGTGATCCATGGGAGGCGATGAACGACCATCCCGGGAGCCTGGACGGCTTGCTGGAGTTGGCTCAGCGGTTGGGTCCGGCCGAGAAGCCGCCCAAGGGCACGGGCCGGCGGACCTCGACGATGCCGCTCATCGAGGTGGCCAGGACCAAGACCCGCGACGAGGCGATGGCGGCCTTGGATGTGTGGAGGAAGCGTCATCCCGAGGCGGCGGATCTCCTGGAGCCCGTCGACGTGCTGATCGACGGAATGCGCGGACCGAGCTCGATCTGGTACCGCGTCCGGGTCAATCTGCAACACATCCCGGAGTCGCAGCGACCGGTCCAAGAGGAACTCATTGCCGACTATTCGCCGTGGGATGGTTACAGCGGATCGCAGTGGCGGCACTGA
- the fadD2 gene encoding long-chain-fatty-acid--CoA ligase FadD2 produces MSKLSPLSKIQESVGKYIDRGAAELHYARKMFQAGALKLEPPRDIAAFVNDMKQWGEIGMIPALNARRYPNRNAVIDDFGTMTFKELDDAVNAVANALLARGIGGGDGVGILARNHRWFLVAVYATAKIGARIILLNSEFSGPQIKEVSEREGSRIIIYDDEYTAAVSQAAPELGKLRALGVNPDKDEPSGSTDETLEDIVAKNGSAPPPAATKKSSIIILTSGTTGTPKGANRSAPPSLAPIGGVLSSVPFKSNEVTSLPAPMFHALGFLHSTIAMMLGTTLVLRRRFKPATVLADIEKYKVTAIVVVPVMLSRMLDELEKTSPKPNLSSLRIVFVSGSQLGAELATRAMKDLGPVIYNLYGSTEVAFATIAGPQHLSKNPSTVGPVVKGMKVRILDDNGNDVPKGEVGRIFVGNFFPFQGYTGGGGKQIIDGLLSSGDVGYFDDDDLLYVSGRDDEMIVSGGENVFPAEIEDLVSGHPEVVEATALGVEDKEWGHRLRCFVVRVEGSTVDEDTIKAYVRDNLARYKVPREVVFIEELPRNPTGKILKRELRELDID; encoded by the coding sequence ATGTCGAAGCTGAGCCCGCTGTCAAAGATCCAGGAATCGGTAGGCAAGTACATCGATCGGGGCGCCGCGGAGCTGCACTATGCCCGCAAGATGTTCCAGGCGGGTGCGCTCAAGCTGGAGCCCCCGCGCGATATCGCCGCCTTCGTCAACGATATGAAGCAGTGGGGCGAGATCGGGATGATCCCCGCCCTCAACGCCCGTCGTTACCCGAACCGCAATGCCGTGATCGACGACTTCGGGACCATGACGTTCAAGGAGCTCGACGACGCTGTCAACGCCGTCGCCAATGCCTTGCTGGCCCGCGGTATCGGCGGTGGGGACGGTGTCGGCATCCTGGCCCGCAACCATCGGTGGTTCCTGGTGGCGGTGTATGCCACCGCCAAGATCGGTGCCCGCATCATCCTGCTCAACAGCGAGTTCTCCGGCCCGCAGATCAAAGAGGTGTCCGAGCGCGAGGGCAGCCGGATCATCATCTACGACGACGAGTACACCGCCGCGGTCTCGCAGGCCGCGCCTGAGCTCGGCAAGCTGCGCGCGTTGGGCGTGAACCCCGACAAGGACGAACCGTCGGGCAGCACCGACGAGACGCTCGAAGACATCGTCGCCAAGAACGGTTCCGCGCCGCCGCCTGCGGCCACCAAGAAATCGTCGATCATCATTTTGACCAGCGGCACGACCGGTACCCCGAAGGGTGCGAACCGCAGTGCCCCGCCCTCGTTGGCGCCGATCGGCGGCGTGCTGTCCTCGGTGCCGTTCAAGTCGAACGAGGTCACCTCGTTGCCGGCGCCGATGTTCCATGCGTTGGGTTTCCTGCACTCGACGATCGCCATGATGCTGGGCACGACGCTGGTGCTGCGTCGTCGATTCAAGCCCGCGACCGTGCTCGCCGATATCGAGAAGTACAAGGTCACCGCCATCGTCGTCGTCCCGGTGATGTTGTCCCGCATGCTCGATGAGCTCGAGAAGACCTCGCCCAAGCCGAATCTGTCGTCGTTGCGCATCGTGTTCGTATCCGGTTCGCAGCTCGGCGCCGAGTTGGCCACCAGGGCGATGAAGGACCTCGGTCCGGTCATCTACAACCTGTACGGATCCACAGAGGTCGCGTTCGCGACCATCGCTGGGCCGCAGCACCTTTCGAAGAATCCGTCGACCGTCGGCCCGGTGGTGAAGGGTATGAAGGTCCGGATTCTCGACGACAACGGCAACGACGTGCCCAAGGGTGAGGTGGGGCGCATCTTCGTCGGCAACTTCTTCCCGTTCCAGGGCTACACCGGCGGCGGCGGCAAGCAGATCATCGACGGTCTGCTGTCCTCCGGCGATGTCGGATACTTCGATGACGATGATCTGCTCTACGTCAGCGGGCGTGATGACGAGATGATCGTCTCCGGCGGTGAGAACGTGTTCCCGGCCGAGATCGAGGATCTGGTCAGCGGCCATCCCGAGGTGGTCGAGGCGACCGCGCTCGGCGTGGAGGACAAGGAGTGGGGCCACCGGCTGCGCTGCTTCGTCGTGCGGGTCGAGGGTTCCACCGTCGACGAGGACACCATCAAGGCCTATGTGCGCGACAACCTCGCGCGCTACAAGGTCCCGCGTGAGGTGGTCTTCATCGAGGAGTTGCCGCGCAACCCCACCGGCAAGATCCTCAAGCGTGAACTGCGCGAGCTGGATATCGACTGA
- a CDS encoding SDR family NAD(P)-dependent oxidoreductase produces MNIDLSGKTALVTGSTQGIGLAIAHGLAGAGARVIVNGRTRARVDEAVAAVGGDAVGFAADVADGDGTAALVAEFPDVDVLVNNLGIFEAVPAREVTDEQWRTYFDVNVLSAVRLIRAYLPNMIEKGWGRALQIASDSAIVTPAEMIHYGVSKTALLAVTRGFAKDAAGTGVTVNSVIAGPTHTAGVEDFVYQLVDKELPWEQAQREFMRLHRPQSLIQRLIEPEEIANMVVYLSSPLASATTGGALRVDGGYVDAILP; encoded by the coding sequence GTGAACATCGACCTCTCCGGTAAGACCGCGCTCGTCACCGGCTCCACCCAGGGCATCGGCCTGGCCATCGCGCACGGCCTGGCAGGCGCCGGGGCCCGCGTCATCGTCAACGGCCGCACCCGGGCTCGCGTCGACGAGGCGGTTGCCGCTGTCGGAGGTGATGCTGTCGGCTTCGCCGCTGATGTGGCGGACGGCGACGGGACCGCCGCGCTGGTGGCCGAGTTCCCCGACGTGGACGTGCTGGTCAACAATCTCGGGATCTTCGAGGCCGTCCCAGCCCGCGAGGTGACCGACGAGCAGTGGCGCACCTACTTCGACGTCAACGTGCTCTCGGCGGTCCGGCTGATCCGCGCCTACCTGCCGAACATGATCGAAAAGGGTTGGGGCCGAGCGCTTCAGATTGCCAGTGATTCGGCGATCGTGACCCCGGCGGAGATGATCCACTACGGCGTGTCCAAGACCGCCCTGCTCGCGGTGACCCGCGGTTTCGCCAAGGATGCGGCGGGTACCGGTGTCACGGTGAACTCGGTGATCGCCGGGCCGACGCACACCGCCGGGGTGGAGGACTTCGTCTATCAGCTGGTGGACAAGGAGCTGCCCTGGGAGCAGGCGCAGCGTGAGTTCATGCGGCTGCACCGACCGCAATCGCTGATCCAGCGGCTCATCGAGCCCGAGGAGATCGCCAACATGGTGGTGTACCTGTCCTCGCCGCTGGCCTCGGCGACCACCGGTGGTGCGCTCCGCGTCGACGGCGGCTACGTCGACGCGATCCTGCCCTGA
- a CDS encoding acyl-CoA dehydrogenase, translating to MPIAINSEHNDLADSVRSLVAKVAPSDVLHEALETPISNPPPYWKAAAEQGLQGVHLSEKVDGQGFGILELAITLAEFGYGAVPGPFVPSAIASALIAAHDAESSLLNGLATGDTIAAYAIDSGLTATRQGEQLVIRGEVRAVPAAAQASVLVLPVSIDSSEEWVVLDADALEIEEVKSLDPLRPVAHVRVNAVEVAGDRVLSNLTRAHARALISTLLSAECVGVARWATDTATEYAKIREQFGRPIGQFQAIKHKCAGMIAETERATAAVWDAARAIDEFHSGNEDSKYEFAAAVAGTLAPVAVQHTTQECIQVHGGIGFTWEHDTNVYYRRALVLAAGFGRAADYPQQVVDTATGGGLRKLDIDLDPDTEKLREEIRAEVAALKEIPREERNTAIAEGGWVQPHLPTPWGRNAQPIEQIIIAQEFSTGRVARPQMGIAAWIIPSIVAYGTDEQQQQFLPPTFRGEMIWCQLFSEPGAGSDLASLTTKATKVDGGWRITGQKIWTTGAQFSQWGALLARTNPDAPKHNGITYFLIDMTSPGVEVKPLRELTGDAMFNTVFIDDVFVPDSMVLGEVDRGWEVSRNTLTNERVSIGSAEPPFLASLDQFVEFVRDGQFDQIEQNHAGKLIAEGYAAKVLNLRSTLLTLAGGDPMPAAAISKLLSMKTGQGYAEFGVSSFGTDGAIGDKEQEPGKWSERLLFSRATTIYGGTTEVQLNIIAERLLGLPRDP from the coding sequence GTGCCCATCGCGATCAACTCTGAACACAACGACCTGGCCGATTCGGTCCGGTCACTGGTGGCCAAGGTGGCCCCGTCCGACGTCCTGCACGAGGCACTGGAGACGCCGATCTCCAACCCGCCGCCGTACTGGAAGGCCGCCGCCGAACAGGGTCTGCAGGGAGTTCACCTGTCCGAGAAGGTCGACGGCCAGGGCTTCGGCATCCTCGAACTGGCCATCACGCTCGCCGAGTTCGGATACGGGGCGGTCCCCGGCCCCTTCGTCCCGTCCGCGATCGCCAGTGCGCTCATCGCCGCCCACGACGCCGAGTCCTCGCTGCTGAACGGTCTGGCTACCGGTGACACCATCGCCGCCTACGCCATCGACTCCGGCCTGACCGCCACCCGCCAAGGCGAGCAGCTGGTCATCCGCGGCGAGGTGCGGGCCGTCCCCGCCGCCGCCCAGGCCTCCGTGCTGGTGCTGCCCGTTTCGATCGACAGCAGCGAGGAATGGGTCGTCCTGGACGCCGACGCGCTGGAGATCGAAGAGGTCAAGAGCCTCGACCCGTTGCGTCCGGTGGCCCATGTCCGGGTCAACGCCGTCGAGGTCGCCGGCGACCGGGTCCTGTCGAACCTGACCCGCGCACACGCCCGGGCGCTCATCTCGACCCTGCTGTCGGCCGAATGCGTCGGCGTGGCGCGTTGGGCGACCGACACCGCCACCGAGTACGCCAAGATCCGCGAGCAGTTCGGCCGCCCGATCGGGCAGTTCCAGGCCATCAAGCACAAGTGCGCGGGCATGATCGCCGAGACCGAGCGGGCCACCGCCGCGGTGTGGGACGCCGCCCGCGCCATCGACGAATTCCACAGCGGCAACGAGGATTCCAAGTACGAGTTCGCCGCCGCCGTCGCCGGAACGCTCGCTCCGGTGGCGGTGCAGCACACCACCCAGGAATGTATCCAGGTCCACGGCGGTATCGGCTTCACCTGGGAGCACGACACCAACGTCTATTACCGCCGCGCACTGGTGCTGGCCGCCGGCTTCGGCCGGGCCGCCGACTACCCGCAGCAGGTCGTGGACACCGCCACCGGCGGCGGTCTGCGCAAGCTGGACATCGATCTGGATCCCGACACCGAGAAGCTGCGCGAGGAGATCCGCGCAGAGGTCGCCGCGCTCAAGGAGATTCCGCGCGAGGAGCGCAACACCGCCATCGCCGAGGGTGGCTGGGTGCAACCGCATCTGCCCACGCCGTGGGGCCGCAATGCCCAGCCGATCGAGCAGATCATCATCGCCCAGGAGTTCTCGACCGGTCGGGTGGCCCGCCCGCAGATGGGAATCGCGGCCTGGATCATCCCGTCGATCGTCGCCTACGGGACCGACGAACAGCAGCAGCAGTTCCTGCCGCCGACCTTCCGCGGCGAGATGATCTGGTGCCAGCTGTTTTCCGAGCCGGGCGCCGGATCGGATCTGGCCAGCCTGACCACCAAGGCCACCAAGGTCGACGGCGGCTGGCGCATCACCGGTCAGAAGATCTGGACCACCGGCGCGCAGTTCTCACAGTGGGGCGCACTGCTGGCGAGGACCAACCCGGATGCTCCGAAACACAATGGCATCACGTACTTCCTGATCGACATGACGTCACCGGGTGTCGAGGTGAAACCGCTGCGCGAGCTGACCGGGGACGCCATGTTCAACACCGTCTTCATCGACGATGTCTTCGTGCCGGATTCGATGGTGCTCGGTGAGGTGGACCGTGGCTGGGAGGTCAGCCGCAATACGTTGACCAACGAGCGTGTCTCGATCGGCAGTGCCGAGCCGCCGTTCCTGGCCAGCCTGGACCAGTTCGTGGAGTTCGTCCGCGACGGCCAGTTCGATCAGATCGAGCAGAACCATGCGGGCAAGTTGATCGCCGAGGGGTACGCCGCCAAGGTGCTCAACCTGCGCTCGACGCTGCTGACGCTCGCCGGTGGCGATCCGATGCCCGCGGCCGCGATCTCCAAGCTGCTGTCGATGAAGACCGGTCAGGGTTATGCCGAGTTCGGTGTCTCCTCTTTCGGCACCGACGGCGCTATCGGCGACAAGGAGCAGGAGCCGGGCAAATGGTCGGAGCGGCTGCTGTTCAGCCGGGCCACCACGATCTACGGCGGCACCACCGAGGTGCAGCTCAACATCATCGCCGAACGTCTGCTGGGCCTGCCCCGCGACCCGTAA
- a CDS encoding 2-hydroxyacid dehydrogenase has product MVAPEQDWLDIRWCAEDDDTTFYRELPHAEVIWHVLRPLSGADLELARRCRLVHKLGAGVNTIDVTTATARGIAVANMPGANAPSVAEGTVLLMLAALRRLPALDRATRAGTGWPSDPSLGETVRDVGGCAVGLVGYGNIAKQVERVVIAMGAPADRVLHTSTRDDGNPGWRPLTELLAESDIVSLHLPLTEATHHLLDRRALALMKPDAVLINTARGPIVDEQALAEALRDGRLAAAGLDVFSVEPVDADNPLLDLDNVVLTPHVTWYTADTMRRYLEFALSNCRRIRDGHPLANVVNQVN; this is encoded by the coding sequence ATGGTTGCGCCGGAACAAGATTGGCTGGACATCCGGTGGTGCGCCGAGGACGACGACACGACCTTCTATCGCGAGCTCCCGCACGCCGAAGTCATCTGGCACGTGCTGCGCCCACTGTCGGGTGCCGACCTGGAGCTGGCACGCCGTTGCAGGCTGGTGCACAAGCTGGGCGCCGGGGTGAACACCATCGACGTGACGACCGCGACCGCCCGCGGTATCGCGGTCGCCAACATGCCCGGCGCGAATGCGCCGTCCGTGGCCGAGGGCACGGTGCTACTGATGCTCGCCGCACTGCGCCGCCTACCAGCCCTCGACCGTGCCACCCGGGCCGGCACGGGCTGGCCATCGGATCCCAGCCTCGGCGAGACGGTCCGCGACGTCGGCGGCTGCGCCGTCGGGCTGGTCGGCTACGGCAACATCGCCAAGCAGGTCGAGCGCGTCGTCATCGCGATGGGCGCCCCCGCGGACCGCGTTCTGCACACCAGCACCCGCGACGACGGGAACCCCGGCTGGCGCCCGCTGACGGAACTGCTGGCCGAGAGCGACATCGTCTCGTTGCACCTGCCGCTCACCGAGGCCACCCACCATCTCTTGGACCGGCGGGCCCTGGCGCTGATGAAGCCCGATGCGGTGCTGATCAACACTGCGCGCGGGCCGATCGTCGACGAACAGGCGCTCGCCGAGGCACTGCGCGACGGACGGTTGGCTGCCGCCGGACTCGACGTGTTCTCGGTCGAACCCGTCGACGCCGACAATCCCCTGCTCGACCTCGACAACGTGGTGCTGACCCCGCATGTCACCTGGTACACCGCGGACACGATGCGTCGCTACCTGGAGTTTGCGCTCAGCAACTGCCGGCGGATCCGGGACGGCCACCCCCTCGCTAACGTGGTGAACCAGGTGAACTAG